Part of the Spinacia oleracea cultivar Varoflay chromosome 5, BTI_SOV_V1, whole genome shotgun sequence genome, ATACATTATACAGATGGTCCAAATAAAATACACACCCGGCCCATCACCATAACGACTACAATATTTATACCTATCACTTGATAAACCTTTCCCGTCCCAGTCTACTTGCTAATAGGTCGATAGGTCATAAGTTAGAATCTAGTCATCTACCCGTTGTAATATTCGcgcccaacaaaaaaaaaaaaaaaaacaatgattCCGCTTGAGTATTGCTATGAGTGAGCAAAGCAAATCACAGGAGAAATCTTCTGCAATTTCGCTTCAACATATACTTCAACTACAAGCTGCTATGGAAAAAATTGTTTTATCTTGCCATAAGATTGAAAATGAAACCGTAGAATTGCTAGCTTTTTGAAATTAATCATCAAAGGATTGACTGTAAATCCAGGaaacttaaattaaacttttttttaGGTTGAAACTGTAATTTGATAGTGGTCACCAACTGTTCGATGAAATGTTTAGTAGAAAGTTTCACAAATTAGGAGGAGAGCTAGTTGTTTTTGTCATTTTTAAGTCATAATATGGCATTTTAAGTGATGGTAATGGTGAAATTAAGTCTTGAAATGTTCGAATTACCACCTGCACCTATTCGACGAAGGTTATTTGGTCAAGTATGCTATGGAATTGGCCAAGGTGTGCTCAAAACAGCAAAATTGGTATATTAATTAGACTGACTATCTATATGTGGTGGTTCATTGCAAACTGTCTGTTTTAGGTTGGTACAGATTTTAGATTTCCATTTTAGGCTTCCAGAAGCCAATTTAACTCTTCATTTCAcctaccaatgatgtcttggcctagtggttaagactgagggcctgtgtacaataggtctcaggttcgaatccccccgcccccatttgtaatttatattgcccttgtggctcattcgcaccaaaaaaaaaaaactcttcatTTCACCTCAAGTACCAATGTCGGATAACACTTGGACATTGTTGACACTTGAACACACGCCCTTAATTGGCTGACACTATTAGCCAAGTCTGAGCaatgatagaaatttgaggacgcacgcggaagttttgatggatccgaataatataataaaattgtattttcatcattgattacattaataagaattgtacaacaatatttACTTTGGTAGAACACTTGTTTCTACCCTTCATATATTGTGGGAGCTCTCTTGATTTGCTCACTCTAAACTTATGCACATACAACCTATTTATAGTGGGTGTATCCTactttctagatttttctacacttATCTAATATTACATAATTCCACATCACATGTCCTAGATGCTTCTAGATACACCATCACTTGATTTTTCATTACTCATGCAGATTTTTCTAGAGTAACCTCTAACAAGCAACATTACAATTGGATTACCAATTTTCCATTCACCAAGCCTCACTATTGATCACTTCAAGTAGTGATACTCAATTACTCATACAGGTTCCCATGCCCCCTTCTTCATGAGGTCAGTTAACCTTTTGTAGTTAGAATTTTAATGGAGTGGACCTATTTTTCCAAATGTTTTATTAACTGTTCAGTACGGCACTTGTTACTTTACTAGGAAATTGTTATATAGCTGGTCGTGTTTGTAATTGATTTCTGCTGGACGGGAGAAGGAAGCTACATCGAATTTCATAATCTTGTGTAGAGTACTCTACTCCTGTTATTTCTCCTTTATTTTTAGGTTGAAATTTTCATGCTTTCCGTTTCTCATTTTTGGGCTTCTGACTCCGGTTCAGAGAGATGTTAATTGGCTAGTTTAGTGAATGAGATTGAGTGCAAAATGCCATAACACCAACAGAATATGAATTAGTCCGTTCTGGCCTGTTCCCCAGGCCTGTGAATTTGAGTGCAGTCACTTAAACTGATGGTGTGAGATAACGTGTATTTAGTGTCCTTTAATTGATTAGATTGCAATCAATCATAGATATATCGGATGTTAGGAACATTTCAgattttgtactccctccgttcctaaataagtgtccagTTCCCATAAATAGCGTTTCCTTATAAGTGTCCAGTttccatttttggacatacatctTTCCCTCTTTtctatacacttttcccacttttccacacacttttcccactttttcacacacttttcccacttttctataaatcattattactttttcttacacattctatattttctcacttttcaatccccacatcccttttatttgtacttttaacattaaacaattatctactttttcctttccccaaataaaacattctcaatcattacctcttacacacAATTCAGTTTTATTAAATCCCCGCGTAAATATCAAAAGTAGACACTTatttagaaacggagggagtattaaggATGGTATTTGGCtgtcataaaaggaggattcATTATATCAATTGGAGCAGTTATTAAATGAAAATCAAAACCTGGACGGCTTTTGAATGTTTGAATTTCCAAGTGGTGGCTTGAAGCAGAACTCGACATTACTGTCCTAGGTCTCCTAAGGAGTGATGACTTTGGGATTTCCTTTGTActtgttttaatattttaaagtgGATGGTGGAAATGTGGAATGTTCTTATTGCCTGTAAGATATATGCTTCGTATTAGATTAACATTTTGTTCTGTATTTGATACTTGTATGAAGTCACATATACCAATTCATAATATTTGGTACATTCAGGTACTTTGGCTAAGGGAAGTGAAACAGGAATATGCTAGTTTTATGGAGAAGGTGAAGCGAGTTTACCTTGATAGTTGATAATCTCTCACCCCAGGTTACTGATGCAGTCATCAAGACTCATTTGAGCAATATGGTACCGCGACCAAAGTTCAACACTTGTATCCCCGTTTGTTtaatttacttattaaaatatgtaTCCCAACTCCACttgtgttactccctccgtcccggaatactcgcaacgatttgactttttgcattattcacataattcTTAGTTGCtgacattttatttttttcatctagtttctttatactccctccgtatttatttaaggattACACCTGACTTTtacggccgtatttatttaagagatacacttgtatCCCCATTTGTTtaatttacttattaaaatatgtaccccaaccccacttgtgttactccctccgtcccgaaatactcgcaacggtttgactttttgcattattcacataattcactttgaccctattttatttatagtatatgaaaacaagtgTTTATCTTTGAGTATAAATGTTGTTGCTTGAAGCATCTTGTAGAACATGCCATGTTGATTTTGTCTATAAGATACAAATGGGCATTGAGTTTATAGTTTTTGCTACAGTATCTTCAGGTGAATCATGTTTATTGCATGCATTTATTTAGGATCCTGCATTCTAGCTTTGTGTTGAAATCAAAATACTTTCTTATTCATTGACATGTGGTCATATTTTTATCCTTTCAGTTCACTCTTGATGTATTGCATTAAGGTGGACAGATAACAAGGTATCTATTGTGCTAGGATCGTGCATTCTAGCTTTGTGTTGATGTTTGATGGCAATTGGGCGGAGAGCTATGCAGGGGCGGATTTAGGGGTACAAGGGGTACACTTGCCCCTCCCCCATTCCCCGAGGAAAAAAAACAAAGTTGATATAACCAAGGTATATTAGTATTGTATGAAATATCATTTCTATAGTTGCATTAAGTTTTTAAAGTTGTCTTGAAAAAGAGGGTATACTGGAGTTGACTTTAGAATCTTCAGGAAATAAAATCAGTCAAATGTTTATTTTAGGACAATTATAGTCGGTTGTCTAGAATCCTTTTGTTCTGGTGCACAATTATGGACATGTTATTAATAGACGAAATACAGAGTCAAGTGCACATCATTTGTCTTGCTCCATGGACgtcaaaattccttaattataCATCTTGCTTGTACAAAAGTAGTGATTGAATTACCTGTAATTGTTATGCTTGCCTTTGATGTGTTAGTCATCGAGACAATGCAACATGGCTCATGTGAATTCATATTAGATTGATGGCCAAGTTTGTTGTCCTGGTGTCTTGGTACCTTGAAGTGTTGCATGCTACTTGATAGGACCCTAGTAGTATATCAACTACCCACAAGGATCACCTCCAAGACAATCAACCAAACAATACAACTCCAATACACCACAAATAATCCACCAAACAAATAACCTAACAATCAACCAATAATGgacaacaacaataatcaaaTGCGGAAGAACAAAATGCAATCAACAACGCACTAATTATACGTGGAAAACCCCTTCGGTGTGAAGAGTAAAAACCACGGGACTTATGAGGAGTCCACCCTTGTCACCTATCCatcactctctctctccttttttagTGTGTGTTTTGATCTGATTTTCTTATTCAGCTAACCTAACTCCCTTTAGGTCATAACTAAACATCAAAACACTCAAAGACTTCTAAGTTCTAACATAAGTCAACCCATTTAGCCCCAAGTGGACTAAAAACATAACCCAACATTTTGGGCTCAGAAACCCAAGATAAATTACTTACTTGTGCAACAAGTGGGCTGGACCCACAACACTACTCACCTTTGTtctgttttttcttttgttaccttGTAGATACTCACCTTTGTTCTGTTCTTGACTTCTTTCTGCTCGTATTGTTATGTAACTAGCTGCTTTATTGTTAATATAGACATCAGTTTTCATCACTTCTTGAGTATCCTCTGCTTTAGTACAGAGTTTGAAACCAATTTGCGTTCTCTTAGTAATTTGAAACTGTGCACCCCTGGAAGTCGGGGGCAGAAAGTAACAAATACTTATTTTTTGGTGAAATAATATGCATATATTAAAATTAAGCTTTAGTATATACCTTCTTACAAAAGATAAACGTCTATGCAATACAATAGGGAGAAGCGAAATTTTCCTAGTTACATTAATTTCTTTTTCTCTGATTTCTTCAAGAAAATTAAACATAACGCCAACAAAATCAAAAGCACGAGACTTAGATTTATTGGCCTCGTGAATTCTTCGACCACTTCTTCGACCACCAAGTTGGCGGTTGCGACGATTCCATCTTGATAGACTATGAAGACTACCAAGACTATCAAGACTCCGGCAAGTACGCTGGAGAGAAGTAACTCAAATAAACAGATCATACGAACAGTAACAGTTTTAAACAAGGAGGATATTTCTTTATATTCTAGACtgtatctctttttaatttCGTCCAGGAAGATGATAATGATTCCACCAATGCACAGTTGAACAACTTTAAGAATTGCATTGCCAACACCCAGCTCGTCAACACTTCCATACACCCCACAAAGAACACATGCTACAGCCATACTAATAGCTATCAGAGTTCCCAACAACTTCTGTGCACGATTCCTAATCAAGatattaaaacaaaccagaGTCGTTATAGATTCAAATTCAGATTCATAAATAGAAATAGTATAGGATACAAAACCAAATATAGCGTAGTTGATCAATATGCTACCACAATACCACAATAATGTTCTAATTTCTACTTTTCAAGTTTGATTATGCACATTTTATATCCGTTATATATCTCTAATTTTAGTGTTTTAGATTagtaaaaaaatatactccgtcccactatttttttttgtctCCACATCccctctcattcaattaaaaaaaataccccactaactcctatcacattgAGATGTAATGAGTAAtttgggacggatggagtattaaATACTCATTGAGATGAATCACTTGTACCCCCACTAACTCCTGTCACATTGAAATGTAACGATTAAtttgggacggatggagtattaaATACTCATTGAGATGAATCACCCTCAcaagaatatgttttttttcaaaaatatgttttttccTTAGgtattggaaatattttagaatgttttttcaattgtaaatagtgtcaaaattctaaattttATCATCGTATAGTAATGAGTAGGGATGCTAATGAGCCGAGTCGAGCTCGAGTTTGGCTAAGCTCGACTCGAACTCGAAAACTCATAGTCAAACTCGACTCGACTCGAAAACTCGCGAgcttaaaattttcaaactcgACTCAAACTCGAAAACTAAACCCGAGCTCGAACTCGACTCGAAATCGGCTCGAAATCAGCTCGAAAACTCAAAGCCGAGCTCAAAAACTAAACTCAGCTTGAACTCGACTCGAAGTCGGCTCAAAAACACAAGCACTCGAGCTAAAACTCGACTCGTAATCAACTTGAAAACCCAAAATTGAGCTTAAATTCAACTTAAATCAAATTTAAATCTTATAAAAAGTAAGTTTATACCCCAAATCAATATATCCATTAGTCCAAATGAAAGCCCAATGGAATTGATTTGTACACTTTCATACTCAAAGAGTAATACTTATAACCCTTTTTCCCTTTCCTCCCTCACTTATTtaccaatgtgggacaaagTTAAAATAACATTTTCTTCTTTCCCCCTCACTTATTTACCCATGTGGGACAAAATGAATATActtatttccttctttcctcccttATTTATGTACCAACGTTGGAGTAACGGTAGAATGAAGACATTTTGACTGCCAAATAGTGTAATCCATATGGAcgaattagattttttttttgtccttaaTAACTTATTCATCCATtttaggaagaaaaaaaatatttttattaaagaattaaaaaacataaaatgatgaataaaaatgataaaataaaacatttatatttttataacagtttttattatgtatatataattCGAGCTTCTCGAGCTATTCGAGTCGAGTATCAAGTTGCTCGACTCGACTCGTTAAATTTTCGAGTCGATCTCGAGCTCGAGTCGAGCCGATTCGAGTCGAGTTTTGACCGAGCTTTGACTGAGTCGGGTTCGAGTAGCTCGCGAGTTCGGGGAGCTCATAAGCACCCCTAGTAATGAGACGCATGGAGTATTTCACTTACCAAAGTGCACGGTCCTCTTCGACGTTTTGGTCAAGTTGAAGAATTTTAAACCAAACCAATAGTTCCATCACCAACATAGACATGATAACGGGGAAGAAGAAAATGAAAGTTATGCTGACACTGGTGGGGAGAATGCAGCTCAACCCAATTACTACTCTCAACCCAATTTCTACTAACAAAAGTAACCACCCAATAACAGAGTGGATAAACTTTATCCAAAAGGGCGCCTTCTTATCTGCCTTTTGTACCTCATCAACAAACGGTCGCGCCAAATCTCCCATTCTGAAAACTTGTCAACCAAATATATCATtagtgtaattaattaaattggtCCAACAAATCAGAGTTCTTACAATCGAGAAATTTCAAAACCATTCTCTTGATTGACATATTTAGTGGCATTCTCGTAGTTACAATGAACACCTATACAATCTAGAAATTGCAAATTTGAGATGTACAACAtatttgatatttaaaaaaataaaaataaaagaaaataattttaatataaaagtaTATGTAGATTGTTTTttttgacaatttatttatgaaaataccCTTAATATATTTACTCGCCAATCAAGGAGATTGGGTGGGCGGAGCTCCTTACAACCTACCAAAACAATTTCCACGTAATATACGGAGTTACTCGTAAATTTTCAaggaagataaaaaaaaaaaaaaaaaaaaaaaaaaatgtgtataTTCTTCCTACAAATCTCACGAATTGTAATTTAGTTTCTATCTAAGATACCAAAAGAAGAACTAATTAATACTTCCAAAATTTGTTCATTCATGAAACGTATTATATCTGTTCATACTCGTATAAAATTTAGATAATTTGTTCATTCATGaaacgtattatatatttttaagGTAATTTTTTACTTCAtaatgcatatttaatttttaaatatacAATTTTATACCTAATTCCGTCCATGGGTTTGACTATAAAAATCAACCGATAACAAAGATCGATAAACAATTTAAATCAAGAACTACACATCAAATCAAATAGAGGCATACCTGGGAGGCTGGGAAAGTGAAATTAAAACTGgtagtagagagagaaagctagAGCGAGAAACTCAGAGATTGACGAGGAGATGACGGGAAGGGTTAGACTGTGAGAGGAGTTGGGGTAAATAGaagtattacggagtatatgtaAGTATTCTACTGTCGTTCGGATTAAGATATACGACTATACGAGGAgtatcaaaaaaacaaaaaaactaaaaggtgaggttattttagtaaatcccCTCTTGGTGTTCCTCTtagattactaaaatacccccacacttataaaataaagaatataTTGACAACATAATCAATAGGAAAAGCCCAAAAAAAAGTTGTCTTGTTTTTTTACGGTCAAATACTCGATCTTAAGACCCTAATGGAGATGATGACGAAAAAATATCATATCCTTTGTCTTGTTTTGACTTGTTCATATATTTACTTCTTTGATTGTATAATCAATATCCTTTGCATCTAGGTGAATTTCAACATCTAACACCCAATACAAATAATTCTTTCCAGTAATATTAAAGGCCGCAA contains:
- the LOC130461935 gene encoding protein transport protein Sec61 subunit alpha, with the translated sequence MGDLARPFVDEVQKADKKAPFWIKFIHSVIGWLLLLVEIGLRVVIGLSCILPTSVSITFIFFFPVIMSMLVMELLVWFKILQLDQNVEEDRALWNRAQKLLGTLIAISMAVACVLCGVYGSVDELGVGNAILKVVQLCIGGIIIIFLDEIKKRYSLEYKEISSLFKTVTVRMICLFELLLSSVLAGVLIVLVVFIVYQDGIVATANLVVEEVVEEFTRPINLSLVLLILLALCLIFLKKSEKKKLM